Proteins encoded by one window of uncultured Draconibacterium sp.:
- a CDS encoding sulfotransferase, which translates to MVRHVQKIVRVRIKNACNFLRTKAKKDKTKIFCIGRNKTGTTSMKVMMEKLGFVVGDQRTAELLLDDWAEHRYEDLIKYCKTAQFFQDVPFSLPETYIALDKAFPGSKFILTIRDNAEQWYNSVTRFHAKLWGKNGRIPTKEDLQSATYIVKGRPWINNQLIYNTSESDPYNKEVFIKHYNTYNERVKLYFKNRPNDLLVLNVAEKDAAKRLTEFLGLPSTKNEFPWVNKT; encoded by the coding sequence ATGGTTAGACACGTTCAGAAAATAGTAAGAGTTAGAATAAAAAATGCCTGTAATTTCCTCCGTACAAAGGCAAAAAAAGACAAAACCAAAATATTTTGCATCGGAAGAAATAAAACGGGTACTACTTCAATGAAAGTAATGATGGAAAAACTTGGATTTGTAGTTGGCGATCAGAGGACGGCGGAGTTATTACTTGATGATTGGGCAGAGCACAGGTATGAGGATTTGATAAAATATTGTAAAACTGCCCAGTTTTTTCAGGATGTACCATTTAGCTTGCCAGAAACTTATATCGCTTTAGATAAAGCATTTCCGGGAAGTAAGTTTATTTTAACCATTCGAGATAATGCAGAACAATGGTATAATTCAGTTACAAGGTTTCATGCAAAACTTTGGGGGAAAAATGGACGAATTCCCACAAAAGAAGACCTGCAAAGTGCTACATACATAGTAAAAGGGCGCCCCTGGATTAATAACCAACTTATTTATAATACATCCGAAAGCGACCCATATAATAAAGAGGTTTTTATAAAGCATTACAATACATATAATGAGCGAGTAAAATTATACTTTAAAAACCGCCCGAATGACTTGTTGGTATTGAATGTTGCTGAAAAAGATGCCGCAAAAAGATTAACAGAATTTTTAGGACTTCCGTCCACAAAGAATGAATTTCCGTGGGTGAATAAAACATAG
- a CDS encoding glycosyltransferase, translated as MPVYNSEKYIDEAIQSILNQAYKNFELIVVEDGSEDKTYEKLKLYDDARIRIIKNQYNIGLAASLNRAMKLAKGKYIARMDADDLCIKNRFSIQVRFLEENPNIDICGSFISRINYVGEVFRKKSVVPIKNRRIKATTMVSPAIYHPTVIFRAQTIQSYKITYDESFLLAQDFDLWSRLVFNEDIIFHNIPKVLLKYRDIQSKEEKYKRNYKQGILANKIRIRMLQNLGIENEGRQNQFNKLFQSNSLSKREILRIIIVVRKINQSTKQLFSAYPQINQLKVIYILGFTGCVLLMFREKLYRNLNAVKVLEVMVLCVRNYKLRRSSILWLDTFRK; from the coding sequence ATGCCTGTCTATAATTCTGAAAAATATATAGATGAAGCTATTCAATCGATACTCAACCAGGCATATAAAAACTTTGAGCTAATTGTTGTTGAAGATGGATCTGAAGACAAAACATACGAAAAGCTCAAATTGTATGATGATGCACGTATTCGAATAATAAAAAATCAATATAATATTGGCCTGGCGGCTTCTTTGAATAGGGCCATGAAACTGGCAAAAGGTAAATATATTGCCAGAATGGATGCTGACGATTTATGTATAAAAAATCGATTTAGCATTCAGGTTAGATTTCTTGAAGAAAATCCAAATATTGATATTTGTGGAAGTTTTATTTCAAGGATCAATTATGTCGGGGAAGTATTTAGAAAAAAATCAGTTGTACCCATAAAAAATAGAAGGATAAAAGCTACAACTATGGTTAGTCCTGCTATTTATCATCCAACTGTTATTTTTAGAGCACAAACAATACAATCCTATAAGATAACCTATGATGAATCTTTTTTATTAGCCCAAGATTTTGATCTTTGGTCACGATTGGTTTTTAATGAGGATATCATTTTTCATAATATTCCAAAAGTTCTTTTAAAATATCGTGATATTCAATCCAAAGAAGAAAAATATAAAAGAAATTATAAGCAGGGGATATTAGCAAATAAAATTAGAATAAGAATGTTGCAAAACCTGGGGATTGAAAACGAGGGAAGACAAAACCAATTTAATAAACTTTTTCAATCAAATTCTTTATCCAAAAGAGAGATTCTACGAATAATAATCGTGGTTCGAAAAATTAATCAATCGACAAAACAATTATTTTCAGCTTATCCGCAAATTAATCAGTTAAAAGTAATCTATATTTTAGGATTTACAGGTTGTGTTTTGCTTATGTTTAGAGAAAAATTATATCGAAATCTAAATGCCGTTAAAGTGTTGGAGGTAATGGTGTTGTGTGTTAGGAATTATAAGCTTCGTCGTTCATCAATATTATGGTTAGACACGTTCAGAAAATAG
- a CDS encoding sulfotransferase, with protein MTSHSIPKILLIHVGMPKAASTSLQKSLFFSSKEIEAFKKKKSNALYKLATLTSYNFEKQKEDIKQEILKQFSGKKPAIITEEMFLYGRAEQKEKFIVYSSYQEIAKRLNDLFPNAKILIIIRNQLKWLPSAYSEWCKAGFLNHRQFSSFADNLLEAYQTGCNTTYNSLKYDIIYTNYCDLFGKENVYIELFETFIGDQEASIRKMMDFLGIDSTKVLESFQPIHSNARPTVMELFIRKINREYGQSNIIKRLKKLLGCESTGILKLIQSLPVSNRRVKNTLTEEQNKLFSEHFASSNSRLKKLTGLPLGNYGYPLK; from the coding sequence ATGACATCACATAGTATTCCTAAAATTCTCCTCATCCATGTAGGAATGCCAAAAGCAGCATCAACCTCTTTGCAAAAGTCTTTGTTCTTTAGCTCCAAAGAAATAGAAGCTTTTAAAAAAAAGAAAAGTAATGCTTTATATAAATTAGCTACTCTAACGAGTTATAATTTCGAGAAACAAAAAGAAGATATTAAACAGGAAATTTTGAAACAATTTAGTGGCAAGAAACCAGCCATTATTACTGAGGAAATGTTTTTATATGGAAGAGCGGAGCAAAAAGAGAAATTCATAGTTTACTCCTCCTATCAGGAAATTGCCAAACGTCTTAATGACCTATTTCCTAATGCAAAGATACTTATCATTATTAGAAACCAACTTAAATGGTTACCTTCTGCATATAGCGAATGGTGTAAGGCAGGATTCTTAAATCATAGGCAATTCTCATCCTTTGCTGACAATTTACTTGAAGCATACCAAACTGGTTGTAATACAACATATAATAGTTTAAAATATGACATCATTTATACTAATTATTGCGATTTATTCGGAAAAGAAAATGTATATATTGAACTTTTCGAGACTTTCATTGGAGATCAAGAGGCATCTATTAGAAAAATGATGGATTTTTTAGGGATTGATAGTACAAAGGTGCTTGAATCATTTCAACCGATTCATTCAAATGCCAGACCAACAGTTATGGAGCTTTTTATTAGAAAAATAAATCGGGAATATGGCCAAAGCAACATTATTAAAAGACTGAAGAAACTATTAGGCTGCGAATCAACAGGAATATTGAAACTTATCCAATCTTTACCAGTATCAAATAGAAGAGTTAAGAATACACTCACTGAAGAACAGAATAAACTTTTTAGTGAGCATTTTGCTTCTTCAAATAGTAGGCTAAAAAAGTTAACAGGCCTTCCTCTGGGTAATTATGGATATCCTTTAAAATAG
- a CDS encoding glycosyltransferase gives MYTPKISIVIPVYNSEQHIKRCLISIRNQTLIDFEAIIFDDKSTDNTLEMVQDIIKNDARFKVTINQKNYGVGKTRNLALKRATGKYILFIDSDDWIAPTTCEVLFENAELNKLDVLEGDYRTVYEEEPLHDIHIHKSGSIQILSGIDYIEKQPFIGAVWNRLWLRDHLKKFSITFYEDISYGEDVYFSFNGIYNANRIGKINFTFYNYFQSENSLSRTVVKDQHLRGLLKLTEYFRNSFNNSQTKKQRKVFAKMLAKCMVHANKLLRNSESETSNLHHELRKETNTSLHLLGIKFLQTTEIHLLGRLIFLVSPDFYNFLFRIKTQISKF, from the coding sequence ATGTACACACCTAAGATTTCTATAGTAATTCCAGTCTACAATTCTGAACAGCACATAAAAAGATGCTTAATTTCAATTCGGAATCAAACCCTTATAGATTTTGAAGCAATCATATTTGACGATAAATCCACAGATAATACGCTTGAAATGGTACAGGATATTATTAAAAATGATGCTCGCTTCAAGGTTACCATTAATCAAAAGAACTATGGTGTTGGAAAAACCAGAAACCTGGCACTAAAAAGAGCCACGGGGAAATATATTCTATTTATCGATAGTGATGATTGGATTGCCCCAACAACTTGTGAGGTATTATTCGAAAATGCAGAATTAAATAAACTTGATGTTTTAGAAGGGGATTACCGAACCGTATATGAGGAGGAACCTTTACATGATATTCACATTCATAAATCCGGCTCTATTCAAATCTTATCAGGCATCGATTATATCGAAAAACAACCGTTTATTGGAGCCGTATGGAACAGGCTTTGGTTAAGAGACCATCTAAAAAAATTCTCAATTACATTTTATGAAGATATTTCGTACGGTGAAGATGTGTATTTCTCTTTTAATGGAATATACAATGCTAATCGTATTGGAAAGATTAACTTTACTTTCTATAATTATTTTCAAAGCGAGAATTCTTTAAGCAGAACCGTAGTTAAAGATCAACATCTACGTGGTTTACTAAAACTAACAGAATATTTTCGAAATTCTTTTAATAACTCACAAACAAAAAAGCAAAGAAAGGTATTTGCAAAAATGCTGGCTAAATGCATGGTACATGCTAACAAACTACTTAGAAACTCAGAGTCTGAAACCAGCAATTTACACCATGAATTAAGAAAAGAAACAAACACATCGCTTCACCTTCTTGGAATTAAATTTTTACAAACCACTGAAATCCACCTTCTTGGAAGACTCATCTTCCTTGTTTCACCAGATTTTTATAATTTTTTATTCCGAATAAAAACTCAAATTAGCAAGTTTTGA
- a CDS encoding polysaccharide pyruvyl transferase family protein, with translation MKIGIYTLPLHTNYGGILQAYALQKVLKNLGHDAWLINRPKTFKIFWIKAPLIYLKRMIKKYILLENGTKIFLEQHRKREYEIISVNTQKFINEYIQPSLNIVSLKKIPNNIFEVIVVGSDQIWRPKYNKPKIENSFLDFAKKQKRLKRIAYAASFGTSIWEYNRTQTERCKSLISKFDAVSVREDSGIELCKTYFNIDADLVADPTMLLSKSDYIKIANTYKKDINGELFVYILDTGKEKEKVIEYMSKNCNMIPFTTSTDNSNVEIEKRITSPIEYWLKSFYYSKFIITDSFHACVFSIIFNKPFYTIANQDRGSARFFSLLKLFQLEHRLIKTVDEIDFDKAFSINWDRTNEILNQQKELSIRFLIDSLSEI, from the coding sequence ATGAAGATTGGAATATATACTTTGCCACTTCATACAAACTATGGTGGAATTTTGCAAGCCTATGCACTGCAGAAGGTTTTAAAAAATCTTGGTCATGATGCATGGCTCATTAATAGGCCAAAAACTTTTAAGATTTTCTGGATAAAAGCACCTCTTATTTATTTAAAAAGGATGATCAAGAAATATATCCTATTAGAAAACGGGACAAAAATTTTTCTTGAGCAACATCGAAAAAGGGAATATGAAATAATTAGTGTAAATACCCAAAAGTTTATTAATGAGTATATTCAACCATCTTTAAATATTGTATCCTTAAAGAAAATACCAAATAATATTTTTGAGGTTATTGTGGTGGGAAGTGACCAGATTTGGAGACCAAAATACAATAAACCAAAGATTGAAAATTCATTTCTGGATTTTGCTAAAAAGCAGAAAAGATTAAAAAGAATAGCTTACGCTGCTTCTTTTGGTACGTCGATATGGGAATACAATCGAACACAAACAGAAAGGTGTAAAAGTTTGATTAGTAAATTCGATGCTGTTTCTGTGCGTGAGGATTCAGGTATTGAACTTTGTAAAACATACTTCAACATTGACGCAGATCTTGTTGCAGATCCAACCATGCTTTTGTCAAAATCAGATTATATTAAAATTGCCAATACTTATAAAAAGGATATAAATGGGGAGTTATTCGTTTATATTCTGGATACAGGAAAAGAAAAGGAAAAGGTTATTGAATATATGTCAAAAAATTGTAATATGATTCCTTTTACAACCAGTACAGATAATTCAAATGTAGAAATAGAAAAACGAATTACATCGCCTATAGAATACTGGTTGAAATCATTTTATTACTCAAAGTTTATAATAACCGACTCATTTCATGCATGTGTTTTTTCAATTATTTTTAATAAACCATTTTATACTATTGCAAATCAAGATCGAGGATCTGCACGATTTTTTTCACTTTTAAAGCTATTTCAGCTGGAGCACAGATTGATTAAAACAGTTGATGAAATTGATTTTGACAAAGCCTTTAGTATTAATTGGGATCGAACGAATGAAATTTTAAATCAACAAAAAGAGCTTTCGATTAGATTTTTAATCGATAGTCTGTCAGAAATATAA
- a CDS encoding Coenzyme F420 hydrogenase/dehydrogenase, beta subunit C-terminal domain, with translation MPQDKSDISKLFNTVVNGDYCIGCGACATPENSPITIEFDSDFKLKASLPKRNKQSYTTSYSVLKVCPFSNETINEDEIGQKLFGAENKKVDKLGYITSTFAGYTFNQKLRENGSSGGMVSWILLELHKQGIIDYVAHVQKSDISDKNNRLFQYKISSTQEEIKNGAKSRYYPVELSEVIKHIKEKEGKYAIVGLPCFIKAVRLLMIQDQILAQRIKFCIGLVCGHLKSANFANMWSWQVGIHPENLHSIDFRTKLENYGADQYGITAIGAIDSKLVERTSPPLKNLFGGNWGWGLFKYNACDYCDDVVAETADITIGDAWLPRYVKDSQGTNIIIVRNKKLLSVLELGQETNHIKLDSISKDEIIESQSSGFFHRREGLAYRLYLKEKQNEWYPFKRIEASENAVSKKIRKRQLLRLEISQASHAAFKKALKDNSFQSFVEHLHPLIEEYQKLYKPSLMKQLKKKLKKILIK, from the coding sequence ATGCCACAAGATAAATCAGACATCAGCAAATTATTCAATACGGTAGTTAATGGTGATTATTGCATTGGTTGTGGAGCTTGTGCAACACCAGAAAACTCTCCTATTACTATTGAGTTTGATAGTGATTTTAAACTAAAAGCGTCACTACCTAAACGAAATAAACAGAGTTATACTACAAGCTATTCAGTACTGAAAGTATGTCCATTTTCAAATGAAACTATCAATGAAGATGAAATTGGACAAAAGTTATTTGGAGCAGAAAACAAAAAAGTTGATAAACTGGGCTATATTACATCTACATTTGCAGGATATACCTTTAATCAAAAATTGAGGGAGAATGGAAGCTCTGGAGGAATGGTTAGTTGGATTCTTTTGGAATTACATAAACAGGGAATTATTGACTACGTAGCTCATGTTCAGAAATCGGATATTTCTGATAAGAATAATCGTCTTTTTCAATATAAAATTTCAAGCACCCAAGAAGAAATAAAAAATGGAGCAAAATCCCGATATTATCCGGTCGAATTATCAGAGGTAATTAAACACATAAAAGAAAAAGAAGGTAAATACGCGATCGTTGGTCTTCCGTGTTTTATTAAAGCGGTTCGATTACTAATGATACAAGATCAAATACTGGCCCAACGTATAAAGTTTTGTATAGGTTTGGTTTGCGGTCATTTAAAAAGTGCAAATTTCGCAAACATGTGGTCTTGGCAAGTTGGAATTCACCCTGAAAATTTACATTCAATAGATTTTCGAACCAAATTGGAAAACTATGGTGCAGATCAGTATGGAATTACGGCGATTGGAGCAATAGATTCGAAATTAGTTGAACGCACCAGTCCTCCTCTCAAAAATTTGTTTGGAGGGAATTGGGGGTGGGGGTTATTTAAATATAACGCTTGTGATTATTGCGATGATGTTGTTGCAGAGACTGCCGATATAACTATTGGAGATGCCTGGTTACCCCGATATGTTAAAGATAGCCAGGGAACCAATATTATTATTGTAAGAAATAAAAAGTTATTATCAGTTCTCGAACTTGGTCAAGAGACCAATCATATAAAACTTGATAGCATTTCTAAAGATGAAATTATAGAATCACAAAGTTCAGGCTTTTTTCATCGCAGAGAAGGATTAGCATATCGTCTTTATCTTAAAGAGAAACAGAATGAATGGTATCCTTTTAAAAGAATTGAGGCATCTGAAAATGCGGTTTCAAAAAAAATCCGCAAACGTCAACTACTAAGATTAGAAATATCTCAGGCCAGTCATGCAGCTTTTAAAAAGGCTTTAAAAGATAATTCATTTCAGAGCTTTGTAGAACATTTGCATCCCCTCATTGAAGAATATCAAAAATTATATAAGCCTTCGTTAATGAAACAATTAAAAAAGAAGTTGAAAAAAATTTTAATCAAATGA
- a CDS encoding sulfotransferase family 2 domain-containing protein encodes MHISKKKLKTKVFRNLSIPYYNVVTSNDYNYTWFKVAKNGTRSILKVLREQDAIDMEKYDYPYFKKKHVGKFKFCVIRNPWDRLTSCYAGKVVKQKMFQECWDKDFDYFVDFITRQDLNFCNAHFRRQTRLFPVGDIDYMARMENYGTDIEKIMTRLGIETEIAHLNRSNKSHYTEYYNDKTIKVISELYKDDIELGKYKFGE; translated from the coding sequence ATGCATATTTCCAAAAAGAAATTGAAAACAAAAGTGTTCAGAAATTTATCAATTCCGTACTATAACGTAGTTACATCAAACGATTATAATTATACTTGGTTTAAGGTTGCAAAAAATGGAACTCGAAGCATCTTAAAAGTACTAAGAGAACAAGATGCTATTGATATGGAAAAGTATGATTATCCATATTTTAAGAAAAAGCATGTTGGTAAGTTTAAGTTTTGTGTTATTCGAAATCCATGGGATAGACTGACTTCATGTTATGCTGGGAAGGTCGTTAAGCAAAAGATGTTTCAAGAGTGTTGGGATAAGGATTTTGATTACTTTGTTGATTTTATAACAAGACAAGACCTAAATTTTTGCAATGCTCATTTTAGGAGACAAACGCGACTTTTTCCTGTTGGAGACATCGATTATATGGCAAGAATGGAGAATTATGGAACTGATATTGAAAAAATAATGACTAGATTGGGAATAGAAACAGAGATCGCTCACCTGAACAGATCCAACAAGTCACATTATACTGAATATTATAATGATAAGACCATAAAAGTGATTTCGGAATTGTATAAAGACGATATAGAACTTGGTAAATATAAATTTGGAGAATGA
- a CDS encoding sulfotransferase has protein sequence MAVKVDFIILGAAKAGTTTMADILSNHPAVNFCKEKEPNFFSTTDNWKANIEKYHCLYEEEKGKIYGEASHSYTALPLYNLNIWEDIYDYNSNMKFVYIVRNPIDRFISAYMQNYQRGRFDYSIDEAIHKSKNIHRSRYYTQILPFIEKFGRDNVMIIDFDDFIKDRKVVLEKLSDFLKLSLDKFDLDENKHSNVSVNSIKLNAKYDWIVKRFSVLTHLIPNKVKMAVKRMLVNKKRVFKEKPRLTKEQQETIIRLTRMDTLALSKLINKDLSGWLQTVDNNN, from the coding sequence ATGGCAGTGAAAGTTGATTTTATAATTCTTGGAGCAGCAAAAGCGGGAACAACCACTATGGCAGATATTCTATCAAATCATCCTGCTGTAAACTTTTGTAAAGAAAAAGAACCCAACTTTTTTAGTACAACTGATAATTGGAAAGCGAATATAGAGAAGTACCATTGTTTATATGAAGAAGAAAAGGGAAAAATTTATGGCGAGGCCTCACATTCCTATACTGCTCTTCCTTTATACAACCTAAATATTTGGGAGGATATTTATGATTATAATTCCAATATGAAATTTGTATACATCGTTCGTAATCCGATAGATCGTTTTATTTCAGCTTACATGCAAAATTATCAACGAGGTAGATTTGACTATTCGATTGATGAGGCGATTCATAAATCAAAGAATATTCATCGTTCCAGGTATTATACACAGATTTTGCCTTTCATTGAGAAATTTGGGCGGGATAATGTTATGATAATTGACTTCGATGATTTTATAAAAGATCGAAAAGTGGTTTTAGAAAAACTTTCTGATTTTTTAAAGTTATCTTTGGATAAATTTGATTTAGATGAAAATAAGCATTCAAATGTATCGGTTAACAGCATAAAATTAAATGCGAAGTATGATTGGATTGTAAAACGTTTTTCAGTGTTGACCCACCTGATACCAAATAAAGTAAAAATGGCCGTTAAGCGCATGCTTGTAAATAAAAAGAGAGTGTTTAAGGAAAAACCCAGGCTTACAAAAGAGCAACAAGAAACAATAATAAGGCTAACAAGGATGGATACACTGGCTTTGAGTAAATTGATTAATAAAGATTTATCGGGATGGTTACAAACTGTAGATAATAATAATTAG
- a CDS encoding oligosaccharide flippase family protein, producing the protein MGKIIKQSIQGSIWSYLGLVVGYINVGIIMPNFFRADQIGLVQIFIAITTIFSNFSSLGFGSVINRMFPEFRDKEKSHNGFMFILVFTGLVGFILSSMAFFILKPHIIDANAEKSPLLVEYIVLLLPLVFFRIFFRLLDQYNRVLQDAVTGAFWNDFIHKTINLVLVVSFSFDLITFNQFFYGYLISLSIPIIPIIIVHARRSEFDLRPNFKFLKPPMVREMFIVSAFGMVNGLSGALTNNIDKLMINRFLSLEQVGIFSVCALFATIIYIPSRSTVKISTGIIAQAWKDNKPEKIQDIYKKASLTQTILGVLIYSGIVVNLGSVFTILPEQYATGKWVLLLYSFGMLFRVSNTTGGSIIATSKRYRVLSYFIVLQILYTVIFHFLFIPKWGITGAAIAVLMTYFVRSLIVVSYLKLKMGFFCYSFKHIIVLIFAAVAVFLVTLIPDTDILVLNIFIKSSLVTLLFMSIMVGLNISDEITGLVRKGFDSIMSKIR; encoded by the coding sequence ATGGGAAAAATCATAAAACAATCAATTCAGGGGAGTATTTGGTCGTACCTCGGATTGGTTGTAGGATATATTAATGTTGGCATAATTATGCCCAACTTTTTCAGGGCCGATCAAATTGGCTTAGTGCAAATTTTTATTGCGATAACAACAATTTTTTCAAATTTCTCTTCTCTGGGATTTGGAAGTGTCATAAATCGGATGTTCCCTGAATTCAGAGATAAAGAAAAGAGTCATAATGGATTTATGTTTATTTTGGTTTTTACTGGGCTTGTAGGATTTATTTTGAGTTCAATGGCTTTTTTTATTCTTAAACCACATATAATAGATGCAAATGCCGAAAAGTCACCTTTATTGGTTGAATACATAGTTTTATTACTCCCACTTGTATTTTTTAGGATTTTCTTTCGTCTACTTGATCAGTATAACAGGGTGCTTCAGGATGCAGTAACAGGTGCATTTTGGAATGATTTTATACATAAAACCATAAACCTGGTTTTAGTTGTCTCATTTTCATTTGATCTTATTACCTTTAATCAGTTTTTTTACGGGTATTTAATTTCATTAAGTATTCCAATTATTCCAATTATAATTGTTCATGCCAGGCGAAGTGAGTTCGATCTTCGTCCAAATTTTAAGTTTTTGAAACCTCCAATGGTTCGTGAGATGTTCATTGTTTCGGCTTTTGGTATGGTAAACGGATTAAGTGGTGCATTAACTAATAATATTGACAAGTTGATGATTAATAGGTTTTTGTCGCTCGAACAAGTAGGTATATTTAGTGTTTGTGCATTATTTGCTACTATAATCTATATTCCTTCTCGCTCGACTGTAAAAATATCTACAGGTATTATTGCTCAGGCATGGAAAGATAATAAGCCAGAGAAAATTCAGGACATTTACAAAAAGGCCAGTTTAACACAAACTATTTTAGGAGTACTAATCTATTCAGGCATAGTTGTAAACCTTGGATCTGTTTTTACCATACTCCCAGAACAATATGCAACTGGGAAATGGGTCCTTCTTCTGTATTCCTTTGGAATGCTTTTTAGAGTTTCAAATACAACGGGAGGAAGTATTATTGCTACTTCAAAGCGGTATCGGGTTCTATCTTATTTCATAGTTTTACAAATATTATATACAGTCATTTTTCATTTTCTTTTTATTCCTAAATGGGGAATTACAGGTGCTGCTATTGCCGTTTTAATGACTTACTTTGTCCGTTCATTAATTGTTGTTAGTTATTTAAAATTGAAAATGGGATTTTTCTGTTATTCTTTCAAACATATTATTGTATTGATTTTTGCAGCAGTTGCCGTTTTTCTAGTTACATTAATTCCAGATACAGATATCCTTGTTTTAAATATTTTTATAAAAAGTAGCTTAGTTACACTATTATTCATGAGTATTATGGTGGGATTAAATATCTCTGATGAAATTACAGGACTCGTTAGAAAGGGATTTGATAGCATTATGTCAAAAATTAGATAG